The genome window TCACCGTCAGGGTGAGGTGGCTCGACGGCGCGTCCCAGATCGTCAGGCTCGAGGAGGGATTGCTGCTCGAGGGCATGACGAAGGGGAACATCGACAGGCCGGCGGTGGAGATGATGCCGGTCATGCCGAGGGCGCTGAAGGTGTAGGCGAAGCCGGGCCGCGATGCGCGTGACAGGAGCACGGCGAGCGCGGTGGCGGCGAGGCCCGTGACGGGCGCCAGGATGGCGATCGGGAACTGGCTGTAGATCGCCAGAAGAGCGCCGCTGTCACGGACCACCTCCTTGGCCAACGGGTTCGGCAGGGCATCGAGCGGCGGTTGGCTGACGATGCGGTAGCCTTCGATGCCGCCAAAGAGGATCCACACCCCGCCGAGCGCGAACAGGACGACGGTCGCGAAGCCGGCATAGGTCGCGGCCTTTCTCGCCCGCTCGGCGAGCACGCCTTCGGTTCTGAGCTGCAGCCACAGCGCGCCGTGCAGGGTCAGCATGGCGACGCTGACGAGGCCGGCGAGAATGGCGAACGGGTTGAGCAGCGGCAACAGGGCGAAGATGAAGCTGCCCTCGTAGTGGGCCTTGAGGAACTGGTCGAGGTGGAACGGCACGCCCTGAAGGAGGTTGCCGAAGGCGACGCCGAAGATCAGCGAGGGGATCGCGCCGCCGACGAACAGGCCCCAGTCCCAGCGGTTGCGCCATTTCGGATTGTCGATCTTGGAGCGGTAGTCGAAGCCGACCGGGCGGAAGAAGAGCGCGAACAGCACCAAGAGCATGGCCATGTAGAAGCCGCTGAAGGCGGCCGCATAGACCGCTGGCCAGGCGGCGAAGATGGCGCCGCCGGCGGTGATCAGCCAGACCTGGTTGCCGTCCCAGTGCGGGCCGACCGTGTTGATGATGACGCGGCGTTCCTCGTCGGTCTTGCCGAGGAAGGGCAGCAGGTTTCCGACGCCCATATCCATGCCGTCGGTGATGGCGAATCCGATCAGCAGCGCACCGACCAGCATCCACCAGATGAGTTTCAGGGTCTCGTAATCGAGCAACATGATCCGTGTTCCTTTGCGGTCGGCGGCTATTCGGCCGGCTGAGCGGTCTGTTCGTGGTGGTAGCGGCCGGTGTGGAGCGAACTCGGACCGAGGCGCGCGAACTTGAACATCAGCCAGACTTCGATCACCAGGAGGAAGGTGTAGAAGCCGATGAAGCCTGCCAGCGAGAAGATGAGGTCGGTGGTGGTCAGCGCCGATGTGGCGAGGAAGGTCGGCAGGATTTCACCGATCGCCCAGGGCTGACGGCCATATTCGGCGACGAACCAGCCGGTCTCGATGGCGATCCAGGGCAGCGGGATCGCCCAAACCAGCGCCCACAGCAGCCAGCGCTTTTCCTCGATGACGCGGCGGGCGTTGTAGTAGAAGGCAGCCGCGAACAGGGCGAGCATGGTGAAGCCGGCGGCGACCATGATGCGGAAGGTCCAGAACAGCGGCGCGACCGCGGGGATCGCGTCTTCCGCCGCCTGGCGGATCTGGGCGTCCGTTGCCTCTGCCGGGTTCTCGGCATAGCGCTTCACGAGCAGGCCGTAGCCGAGATCGGCGCGGTGCTGTTCGAACAGCGCCTTGACCGGGTCCGATTTGTCGCCGGCGCGCAGTTTCTGCAATTCGCCATAGGCGATGATGCCCGAGCGGACCCGCTGTTCGGCATGGTCGACCAGATCGTTCAGCCCGGTGACCTGCTTGTCGAGGGAGCGGGTGGCGATGAGGCCGAGCGCGTAGGGGATCTTGATGGCAAAGTCGGTGGTCTTCGTCTCGTCGTTCGGCAGGCCGATGACGGTGAAGGCGGCCGGGGCTTCGACGGTGTGGTACTCGGCCTCGATGGCGGCGAGCTTGACCTTTTGCACATCGCCGAGCTCGTAGCCGGATTCGTCGCCGAGCACGATCACCGAAAGGGCGGCGGCCAGGCCGAAGCCGGCGGCGACCGAAAACGAGCGCTTGGCAAAGGCGAGATCACGGCCCTTCAGCAGGTACCAGCTCGAAATGCCGATGACGAACATGGAGGCGGCGACATAGCCGGCAGCCACGGTGTGGATGAACTTCACCTGGGCGACCGGATTTAACACGACCTCCCAGAAATTCGTCATCTCCATACGCATGGTCTCGTAGGAGAATTCCGAGCCGACCGGGTTCTGCATCCAGCCATTGGCGATCAGGATCCACAGTGCCGACAGGTTGGTGCCGACGGCGGTCAGGAACGTGACGGTGAGATGCTGGCGCTTGGTCAGCTTGTCCCAGCCGAGGAAGAACAGGCCGACGAAGGTCGATTCCAGGAAGAACGCCATCAGGCCCTCGATCGCCAGCGGCGCGCCGAACACGTCGCCGACATAATGCGAGTAGTAGGAACAGTTGGTGCCGAACTGGAACTCCATGGTCAGGCCGGTGGTGACGCCGAGGGCGAAGTTGATGCCGAACAGCTTGCCCCAGAACTTGGTCATGTCCTTGTAGATCTCTTTGCCGGTCATGACGTAGACCGACTCCATGATCACCAGGATCCAGGTCATGCCGAGGGTCAGCGGCACGAACAGGAAGTGGTAGAGCGCGGTCGCGGCGAACTGCCAGCGCGACAGGCTCACGAACAATTCGTCATAGATGGGTTCCACGGAACGCCTCCAATCTTTGTGGCGAAGAACGTCGATGATCGAGGCTCGGCGTTCGTCGAAACCAACTGCTTCCGGGTCCGGAGCCGAAATGGTCCGGGCGGGGTCGAGGAATGAGGTGGAAGGGCGAGACGGCGCCGGGGGGACGCGCCGCTCGCCGCTCCGGAAAGGCGGCTAGGCCCGATGGCTGCAGCCGCAGCCGCCTTCGTCGTGATGGTGGTCGTGGTCGTGATCGTCGGCCTCGGCGCCCGGCGGCGGCAGGGCCTCGCCGCGCACGAAGTAGGCGACTGCCTCGAGCGGGTCGGTCATGCCGGTGCGCACGACCTGAACGCCGCGGCGGGCCATCTTGCCGACGAAGCCGTCGCCGCAGCCGCCGGTGATCAGCACGTCGAGCGCGTCGAGCGGATGCGGCGCATAGGGGTTGGCCTCATGCATGGACTCGGTCTTCGGCAGATCGATGCGGTCGATCTCGGCGAAGTTGTTGTCGCCCTCGACCGCATAGACGAAAAACCGCCGGGCCTTGCCGGCATGGCCGGTGATGGTGCGAAAATTCTGGCTGCTGACGCCAATTTTCATTTCTCTTCTCCAGATTGCGTTGCCGCCGGGCTGCGTATTCCTGACCCGTTGTTGGAACGCGGGAACGAAGCCCCGTGTTCCCGCTCATGTGCGCCTTTGCAGGCGGAACAGGAGCGGTGTCAGG of Hyphomicrobiales bacterium contains these proteins:
- the cydB gene encoding cytochrome d ubiquinol oxidase subunit II; its protein translation is MLLDYETLKLIWWMLVGALLIGFAITDGMDMGVGNLLPFLGKTDEERRVIINTVGPHWDGNQVWLITAGGAIFAAWPAVYAAAFSGFYMAMLLVLFALFFRPVGFDYRSKIDNPKWRNRWDWGLFVGGAIPSLIFGVAFGNLLQGVPFHLDQFLKAHYEGSFIFALLPLLNPFAILAGLVSVAMLTLHGALWLQLRTEGVLAERARKAATYAGFATVVLFALGGVWILFGGIEGYRIVSQPPLDALPNPLAKEVVRDSGALLAIYSQFPIAILAPVTGLAATALAVLLSRASRPGFAYTFSALGMTGIISTAGLSMFPFVMPSSSNPSSSLTIWDAPSSHLTLTVMFWAVVIFLPIVLAYTVWCYARMWGKVTVAEIQNRSHSAY
- a CDS encoding cytochrome d terminal oxidase subunit 1 (part of the aerobic respiratory chain; catalyzes the ubiquinol to ubiquinone); this translates as MYDELFVSLSRWQFAATALYHFLFVPLTLGMTWILVIMESVYVMTGKEIYKDMTKFWGKLFGINFALGVTTGLTMEFQFGTNCSYYSHYVGDVFGAPLAIEGLMAFFLESTFVGLFFLGWDKLTKRQHLTVTFLTAVGTNLSALWILIANGWMQNPVGSEFSYETMRMEMTNFWEVVLNPVAQVKFIHTVAAGYVAASMFVIGISSWYLLKGRDLAFAKRSFSVAAGFGLAAALSVIVLGDESGYELGDVQKVKLAAIEAEYHTVEAPAAFTVIGLPNDETKTTDFAIKIPYALGLIATRSLDKQVTGLNDLVDHAEQRVRSGIIAYGELQKLRAGDKSDPVKALFEQHRADLGYGLLVKRYAENPAEATDAQIRQAAEDAIPAVAPLFWTFRIMVAAGFTMLALFAAAFYYNARRVIEEKRWLLWALVWAIPLPWIAIETGWFVAEYGRQPWAIGEILPTFLATSALTTTDLIFSLAGFIGFYTFLLVIEVWLMFKFARLGPSSLHTGRYHHEQTAQPAE
- a CDS encoding nitrogen fixation protein, which translates into the protein MKIGVSSQNFRTITGHAGKARRFFVYAVEGDNNFAEIDRIDLPKTESMHEANPYAPHPLDALDVLITGGCGDGFVGKMARRGVQVVRTGMTDPLEAVAYFVRGEALPPPGAEADDHDHDHHHDEGGCGCSHRA